One region of Streptomyces davaonensis JCM 4913 genomic DNA includes:
- a CDS encoding TetR/AcrR family transcriptional regulator → MSKQANATRTVGTKGMPRKDRERLILDAAAEEFGRRGYASGSTRDVAARAGISKPMIYEYFGSKDGLYLSCLDRAGTRLIAAVESAQNGPADLTRAARTLQAIFTALESHIHDWELVYDSTVPSDTDLHTAATAYRRELNRLGAVGVAAYLTGSPATEPLDADFATHLWYGTVSAAVAWWRHHPEQTAAEMNARFERVFTALGPSRPGEH, encoded by the coding sequence ATGAGCAAGCAGGCCAACGCCACACGCACCGTGGGCACCAAGGGCATGCCCCGCAAGGACCGGGAGCGGCTGATCCTGGACGCGGCGGCGGAGGAGTTCGGCCGCAGGGGCTACGCGAGCGGTTCGACGAGGGACGTCGCGGCGCGGGCGGGCATCTCCAAACCCATGATCTACGAGTACTTCGGCTCCAAGGACGGCCTGTACCTGTCCTGCCTGGACCGCGCAGGCACCCGCCTCATCGCAGCCGTCGAGTCCGCGCAGAACGGCCCGGCCGACCTCACCCGCGCCGCGCGCACCCTCCAGGCCATCTTCACCGCACTTGAGTCGCACATCCACGACTGGGAACTCGTCTACGACTCCACCGTGCCGTCCGACACCGACCTCCACACGGCGGCCACCGCCTACCGACGGGAACTCAACCGACTGGGCGCGGTGGGAGTCGCCGCATACCTCACCGGCTCCCCCGCCACCGAACCCCTCGACGCCGACTTCGCCACGCACCTCTGGTACGGCACCGTGAGCGCGGCGGTGGCCTGGTGGCGACACCACCCTGAACAGACCGCCGCGGAAATGAACGCACGATTCGAGCGGGTCTTCACGGCACTGGGCCCATCGAGGCCGGGTGAGCACTGA